A section of the Pedobacter sp. HDW13 genome encodes:
- a CDS encoding thiol-disulfide oxidoreductase DCC family protein, which produces MAPVLNTPKDIILFDGVCNFCNSYINYVIAYDHRNKFHFAPLQSNTSATLSEIHKTDFEKLNSIIVVRENGFLTQSKAVLYILKNLNAWWSPLVNVAYLIPDISRNWLYEALAKKRYTLFGRTESCMLPTEEVRSRFLT; this is translated from the coding sequence ATGGCACCTGTTTTAAATACACCGAAAGATATTATCCTGTTTGATGGGGTATGCAATTTCTGTAATAGCTATATCAATTATGTTATTGCATACGATCATCGCAACAAGTTTCATTTTGCGCCTTTACAAAGCAATACTTCAGCCACGTTAAGCGAAATACATAAAACCGATTTTGAAAAGCTGAACAGCATTATTGTAGTCAGGGAAAACGGATTTCTTACCCAATCGAAAGCAGTACTCTATATTCTGAAAAACCTGAATGCATGGTGGTCGCCATTAGTCAATGTGGCCTATCTGATTCCGGACATTTCAAGGAACTGGCTGTACGAAGCCTTAGCTAAGAAACGTTATACCTTATTCGGACGAACAGAAAGCTGCATGCTCCCAACGGAGGAAGTTAGGAGCAGATTTTTAACTTAA
- a CDS encoding RagB/SusD family nutrient uptake outer membrane protein, with translation MKKNKLTKIASLFLICGLLLFSCQKVLNPDVVQVPTADNAIQTAADVDKAIAAAYSFLRVVVPDKVFLFSDVRANTFESYSQSSNTRPETLIATNTIAPLLNNGGGDWSGFYRVIAQCNLVLEKIPTIQNYDETARRRSLGEACFLRGLSYFYLTRLWGDVPVNLSAVNIDNIARMPQTQVFDQIKKDLDVAIANLAPSYSVGDRAVRATKGAAWAIKAHVLAWVQDYPGAEKLCDSVINNGQYSLVTDTSQLLKIFIGKSQEGIFELNFDATLKEVQKNKVYNRTLGRPWYTDQSDGGGGTEKFLLCPPPALLTQMFPANAKDGRKSTWLTNSVKNFDPSRPYLGKYRTLQVQGDTSSQNINESNIIITRLADIMLLRAEALASTQVNRPGDAIIWLNKVRARAKAREYTSGGSLQDTILLERRKELLGEGQTFFDYVRTRKLAAYSKITQADWYTKGAWLLPINQTIISQSGYVITQNTFWQ, from the coding sequence ATGAAAAAAAATAAATTAACTAAAATAGCAAGCCTATTTTTAATATGCGGTTTACTTCTCTTTTCGTGTCAAAAAGTACTCAATCCCGATGTGGTGCAAGTGCCTACGGCTGATAACGCAATTCAAACCGCGGCCGATGTGGATAAAGCTATTGCTGCTGCGTATTCGTTTTTACGCGTAGTGGTGCCAGATAAAGTGTTTTTATTTAGTGATGTGCGCGCAAATACATTCGAAAGCTATAGTCAGTCTAGCAACACCAGGCCGGAAACTTTAATTGCGACCAATACCATTGCACCGCTATTAAATAATGGTGGTGGAGATTGGAGCGGATTTTATAGAGTTATCGCACAATGTAATCTAGTGTTGGAGAAGATACCTACAATTCAAAATTATGATGAGACTGCTAGACGCCGGAGTTTGGGTGAGGCATGCTTTTTAAGAGGATTGAGCTATTTTTATCTTACTCGCCTTTGGGGAGATGTTCCAGTTAACCTTAGCGCGGTGAATATTGATAATATTGCAAGGATGCCACAGACGCAGGTTTTTGATCAGATAAAAAAGGATTTAGATGTAGCAATTGCCAATCTGGCACCCTCATATTCTGTTGGAGATCGGGCAGTGAGGGCAACCAAAGGTGCAGCTTGGGCAATAAAAGCCCATGTTTTGGCTTGGGTTCAAGATTATCCTGGTGCAGAAAAACTTTGCGATAGTGTTATTAACAATGGACAGTATAGCCTTGTTACCGATACCTCCCAATTGTTAAAAATATTTATCGGAAAATCTCAAGAAGGTATTTTTGAATTAAATTTTGATGCTACATTAAAAGAAGTGCAAAAAAATAAAGTATACAATCGTACTTTAGGAAGACCATGGTACACCGATCAGTCTGACGGCGGCGGCGGAACAGAAAAGTTTCTGCTATGCCCACCTCCAGCATTGTTAACACAAATGTTTCCAGCTAATGCAAAAGATGGACGTAAATCTACGTGGTTAACTAATTCGGTTAAAAACTTTGATCCTTCCCGTCCTTACTTAGGCAAGTACAGAACTTTACAGGTTCAAGGTGATACCTCCTCTCAAAATATCAATGAATCAAACATTATCATTACCCGCTTGGCCGATATTATGTTGCTAAGGGCAGAGGCTTTAGCAAGTACACAAGTAAATAGACCTGGAGATGCTATAATCTGGTTAAATAAGGTAAGGGCAAGAGCAAAGGCAAGGGAATATACAAGTGGAGGCAGTCTTCAGGATACCATTTTGCTTGAGCGTAGAAAAGAGTTGCTAGGCGAGGGACAAACATTTTTTGACTACGTTAGAACCAGAAAACTTGCGGCTTATTCCAAGATAACTCAGGCAGATTGGTATACGAAAGGTGCATGGCTGCTGCCAATCAATCAGACGATAATATCCCAAAGTGGATATGTAATCACCCAAAATACCTTCTGGCAGTAA
- a CDS encoding response regulator transcription factor, whose product MSKIRIAIADDYSIFRDGLKVGFTRDKNLEVIFEVSDGYELMQKLEEVQPDVILMDLKMPGMDGMEAIKLIRKKYTGDIKMLVVTMYDDVKFIIHLMESGANGYLLKNTDPKEIRKAIYSVHESGYYFNDIVTKALLRKLTIKSPAKLSLDQTIEFSERELDVLKLICNEKTASEIGTELFLSPRSVEGIRMRIIEKTGVRNTAGLVMFAIKNGVID is encoded by the coding sequence ATGTCCAAAATAAGGATAGCTATAGCAGATGATTACAGTATCTTTAGGGATGGCTTAAAAGTTGGATTTACCCGCGATAAAAACCTTGAGGTGATATTTGAAGTGTCAGACGGGTACGAACTGATGCAAAAACTCGAAGAAGTACAGCCCGATGTGATTTTGATGGATCTGAAAATGCCCGGAATGGATGGTATGGAAGCTATTAAGCTGATCAGGAAAAAATATACAGGTGATATCAAAATGCTGGTTGTTACGATGTACGACGATGTTAAATTCATCATTCACCTGATGGAAAGCGGAGCTAACGGCTATCTTTTAAAAAACACCGATCCAAAAGAAATCAGAAAGGCCATTTACTCGGTACATGAAAGCGGCTATTATTTTAACGATATTGTAACTAAGGCCCTGCTCAGGAAACTGACCATTAAAAGCCCCGCCAAACTCTCTCTCGACCAAACTATAGAATTTTCGGAACGCGAACTCGATGTGTTAAAACTGATTTGCAATGAGAAAACAGCCAGTGAAATCGGCACCGAACTTTTCTTAAGTCCACGGTCTGTAGAAGGCATCAGAATGCGTATAATCGAAAAAACAGGTGTGCGCAATACCGCCGGATTGGTAATGTTTGCCATTAAAAACGGCGTAATAGATTAA
- a CDS encoding DUF5007 domain-containing protein, whose product MRRIYLSSCLLFVIGIALLIGCKKDEKIGFISPAIAYTTKTLTVVTGRGIIMSAALALDESTKPIEASILSIHDENGKEFTELMNYKVDTYYWTGTPTGLETSLDQINKIRVPIKRPAIDINPTNGQIIIYAEAKDATIFPQGRYIFDIKVKNSGGELVIKNALTINTTPAGPYSYAFSGVDGISGLDVKIEKTSASTGPTKLIVKTLKMDGTPIDPKTLLGYDYGTAANPNLKDWHNLGLQKIDKYTEFSDRLEIETPGVPIPVIGGLPTGNGIPVWSERIDMYNNSSAIGKYFNYWFDFAIYEPGTWNITIQLKY is encoded by the coding sequence ATGAGAAGAATTTATTTGAGTTCTTGTTTGCTATTTGTAATAGGAATAGCACTACTTATAGGATGTAAGAAGGACGAAAAGATTGGATTTATTAGTCCGGCAATAGCATATACTACGAAAACTTTAACTGTGGTTACCGGACGGGGAATCATTATGTCGGCAGCTTTAGCTTTAGATGAATCCACTAAACCAATAGAAGCTAGTATCCTCTCTATTCATGATGAAAATGGTAAAGAATTTACCGAGTTAATGAATTATAAAGTGGATACCTATTATTGGACTGGTACACCTACTGGTTTAGAGACCTCGTTGGATCAAATTAATAAGATCAGGGTTCCTATTAAAAGGCCTGCAATAGATATTAATCCAACCAATGGTCAAATTATTATTTATGCCGAAGCAAAGGATGCTACTATTTTTCCTCAGGGGCGTTATATTTTTGATATAAAAGTTAAAAATAGTGGTGGCGAGCTTGTCATTAAGAATGCATTAACAATAAATACAACACCTGCGGGACCTTATTCTTATGCCTTTTCGGGAGTGGATGGAATAAGTGGCCTTGATGTTAAAATTGAAAAAACTTCAGCTTCAACTGGCCCTACTAAGCTCATTGTTAAAACGTTAAAGATGGATGGCACCCCAATAGACCCTAAAACACTTTTAGGTTATGATTATGGTACAGCAGCAAATCCAAACTTAAAGGATTGGCATAATTTAGGTCTTCAGAAAATAGATAAGTATACAGAGTTTTCTGACCGTTTGGAGATTGAAACACCTGGAGTTCCTATACCGGTTATTGGTGGTTTACCAACGGGTAATGGAATTCCGGTCTGGTCTGAACGAATAGATATGTACAACAACAGCAGTGCTATCGGAAAATACTTTAATTATTGGTTCGATTTTGCGATTTACGAACCTGGAACCTGGAATATTACGATTCAACTAAAGTATTAA
- the obgE gene encoding GTPase ObgE, with product MSQGSNFVDYVKICCRSGKGGAGSAHLHRDILTSMGGPDGGDGGRGGHIIVKGSIHIWTLLHLKYRKHIIAEDGGAGGSSHKFGKQGKDEILEVPLGTIARDAETGEILFEITKDGETKILTAGGRGGLGNAHFKSATQQTPRFAQPGEQGQELWNILELKVLADVGLVGFPNAGKSTLLSVVSAAKPEIADYPFTTIVPNLGIVSYRGGKSFVMADIPGIIEGASKGKGLGYRFLRHIERNSVLLFMVPADTSRSIKEEYAILKRELESYNPELMQKPHVLAITKSDMLDEELMTEMKQDLPKIPSIFISSVAEKNILELKDMLWKAIEG from the coding sequence ATGTCACAGGGTTCAAATTTCGTAGATTATGTAAAAATCTGTTGCCGTTCTGGTAAAGGCGGTGCAGGTTCGGCACATTTACATCGTGATATTTTAACGTCTATGGGTGGTCCTGATGGCGGTGATGGTGGCCGTGGCGGTCACATTATCGTTAAAGGAAGTATCCATATCTGGACATTGTTACACCTTAAATACCGCAAGCATATTATTGCCGAAGATGGTGGTGCTGGTGGCAGTTCGCATAAATTTGGTAAACAAGGCAAAGACGAAATATTAGAAGTACCCCTTGGCACTATTGCGCGTGATGCAGAAACAGGAGAGATACTTTTTGAAATAACTAAAGACGGCGAAACCAAAATTTTAACGGCTGGTGGTCGTGGAGGATTGGGTAACGCACACTTTAAAAGTGCAACACAGCAAACACCGCGTTTTGCACAACCGGGCGAGCAAGGCCAGGAGCTTTGGAACATCCTGGAATTGAAAGTTTTGGCCGATGTTGGTTTAGTAGGCTTCCCAAATGCAGGTAAATCTACTTTACTTTCAGTAGTTTCGGCAGCGAAGCCCGAAATAGCAGATTATCCTTTTACTACCATCGTACCCAATTTGGGCATTGTAAGTTATAGAGGAGGCAAATCATTTGTAATGGCCGATATTCCGGGCATTATTGAAGGTGCTTCGAAAGGTAAAGGCCTAGGCTACCGTTTTTTACGTCACATTGAACGTAATTCGGTGTTGCTTTTTATGGTGCCGGCCGATACCAGTCGTTCGATAAAAGAGGAATATGCAATTCTGAAACGAGAGCTGGAATCGTATAACCCTGAATTAATGCAAAAGCCCCATGTACTGGCCATAACCAAATCGGATATGCTGGATGAGGAACTGATGACAGAAATGAAACAGGATTTACCTAAAATACCATCTATTTTTATTTCTTCTGTAGCAGAAAAGAATATCCTTGAACTAAAAGATATGCTTTGGAAAGCCATTGAAGGCTAA